The Gossypium hirsutum isolate 1008001.06 chromosome D03, Gossypium_hirsutum_v2.1, whole genome shotgun sequence genomic interval TAATAGAGTTTGCAAGTGTGCCCTTAGTTGGCTCCATGGCTGCTTTTTCTTGAAGATAAAAAAGATACTTTTGAAAAGGTACAATTGGATCCACCATGCCCCTTAagtcaaagttttttttttctctagcaGCTTtgctaattattttaatttttactaaaaaaggaaaaaaaaaaaagaggaaagctTACATGATAGAATTTAGCAGTAATTGGCATCATTGTTCTACACTTTCACtttccattttattattattaattatttatgctTTAGATGAAAATCCCATAAGAAAAAAAGTATTGATAtaacaaaaggaagaaaaaaaaaggaaatttatgtatacatataattaggtttaatttaacatttggtacttaaatttaattttttttctaatttagtacctaaacttttttggccttatttggtacttgaacttgacaTTTTTTTCCCTAATTTGGCACCTAAGcttttttaagttcaatttggcacttaaatttattaaatattatacaaattacGCAAAACACTAAtggtgttaattttttttgttatgctaCAAAATTATTATCAGTATTAAaggaaattcatgttaaaaaaatagGTATTAAGCTATGCTTAACGAAATAATATTAAACAGGAAAACATGAGTTTTAAAAATCCAAATCAaaagaaattcattatttttaatcaataaaataaataattaattaattaaaaattaaaagtaattgaacatataaaataaaaaaatcatatcatcTGTCACACGTAGGTCATACATTGCTTACTTTTGCtacctcataaaaaaaataatattgttagtatattggagtaatttgtaaaataattgacaagttcaagtatcaaatcaaattaggaaaaagagtcaagttcaggtaccaaattgGATCCCGAAAAAGATTAAGTACCAACTTAAGAAGAAAAATGTCaagtttaagtatcaaattaggaaaaagtgtcaagtttGGGTATCAAATTGGACCAAAAAATGTTGATGtactaaattagaaaaaagtgtcaagttcaggtatcaaattgttatatgtgttatttatattaattaaagtaaattgtaaaaaaaaaattaatctcgtTTTTAACTATTTTGTATATAAAGGTCAACAAACATCTCCACTTCTTGAAGTTGCTTCAGTTGAGcagcttttacttttttttcttcaatttttctcAAATCCCAAATGTCTCCATCGCATGTATTCTTCATTGACAAGAAACCAAAAGAAAAGGTGGGATGGTAAAATAATTCAGAAAAATGGCAGGGACGAATATAAGGTTAGGCAGAAATTTTGgtcctaaaaattaaaaatgtttggttttttttatatataaaaaatatttgtttagtGCGttctgaaataataaaattataaattaatatatgaaaaaataaaattatattttgatctcctcaaaattataattaaattttggcTCTTTAAAGAATTTCTATATTCATTTCTGAGAGATggattatctttttaaaaatcgAGTTTTGAAGTAGGATGATGcaactttttaattaaaatattaggaTTCAAGTCAAGTCAAGTTAGCCGCACCATCTTATCTTGATaaattaatcaatatatatttattttaattttataactagttttatatttttttaattataatttttgaaaataatagtttaataatatttcataatcTGTATGTCATTTAActtttgtaaaaaatatttaattgtataaattatttaatatgtcaGGACAAGACTAGTAAGAGTAGAAGAAAATTTATTGTTTGATGCCGAGTTATGGGATATTTTGAATGGCCTAACTCTACTAAAAGAACAAGGGTTGAGAATAATTTTGATTCATACAGATCATCTCGAGGTGGTCcaagaaataaaaaggaattcTTCAACAAATTCAATATCTACACGGGTTAGGCGAATTCAAAAGTTGTTACAATATAAAGAGTTTTGGGTGGTAATACGTATCCCTAAGGAAGCCAATCATGTTGTTAATGGCATTGCCAAAATCGCTTCTGTCGATGTGGAGGGAGTAAATGTGTTAAAATCCTTTTGGTTTTCTTGTatcacaaaaaaaatcaaataaaatcatattCGAAACAAAATGGGAACAAAATGTGTAAAAAAATCGGGTTAagattaaaacaaacaaaaaccaaTTCGTCCCACCCAATTGCCATCTCTaacaagaaaaattgaaaaattgaaaattgatccGAATCGAGGTTTTGGATAATTTATGGAATGGAAGTTCAAAAACCACAGCTACTCATCAAAGCGAATCCTATTTTTCATTTAATatgtgattaattttaattttatgatataaaaattaatattttatatttaaaatagtgaaaataattaaaattcttaaaaaatattcaatttttaaaaataactaacCTTAagttttatcaaataatatttaaaagccaTAACACAACcataaattaatatgaaaaaacgGAATCACACTTAATCGAATTATGATGGACAACTAAAAAAATTTGACCAAACTAAACCGATATCCGCAATgagttattattttcttattttttatagaTACAAAAATCTCTAGTTTTGATGGCCAAAATACAACCACCAAGAACGTTAATAAAGCTTTTCTAACgagaaaaatggtaattacttTCAGTTGAAACGActaagaaaattttttaactcttttgccttttaatataataattctTTGTATTAGTTGAAAACTTGAAATTGTACCATTAAAGGAAAGAAGAAGATTTTGTTTGACAGCCAACTTGTATCTaactataattattataataataggGGCTTAAGTGAAAATCAAAGGCTGAAACTTTCTAATATTTTCATGGTCAACCTCGGGTTTCGatatctttattatattttaatttgacataatttcaatcatttcaattatgtcattagttaatttaaatagttaacaTTGTTATTTATTCCGATCAAATTATtgacattaaattatttttaatttaatgcgTGATGAGATaggtatttttctattaaaaaacgTTTCACATCTATTCTTTAATCATATTAATTAACAATgcaaattatttgagttaaataGACTTGTTCACGTGTTAGGTTGTTTACGCCAGTTATGTTGGCTCGACGTACTTTGGATTGTGAgtggataaattttattttattacttcaaATCGGTCCAACCCAATttgaaaatttcaataatttttttatattttttgttaacaTGACATGTCACATTAGCACCGTTAACGATTAAATCAGTCAATTGATGGTTTTCGTTAACGAAATGACTTAGTTGATTTTTTTGGTAATTATTAATAGCTCAATATAAGATGAACCTTTTCCctgcttaattttttttcttactaaaagatttttttatccttaaactctttttaaataccCTAATTTGTTTTTCTCTAAATCAGGTAATGGctttataaaaatagaaagattaaattaTGTAAAGTTATATAATAAAGGGACCAAAACTATAATTTAGCCTATTTTCATGCAACCCTAACATTATTACCCTAAATAATCTAATATAGGTATATGGTATTTAGGAATTTCTTGGCCTAAAGATTGCAAACCTAGCTTTTAGATATGCCAACTTAGGAAACCATTAGCCAACCTAATTATTTGATTTGAAATATGgtgggatatatatatatgaaagcaGCCAATCTGTTCcttttaggtgaaatttggttGGCCTTAAAATTTTGTAGACCCTTAATTTTTTGGGTATAAAATAAGGATTTGTTAAAAAAAGGAAAACCTAGCATGACTTAACTATTGCGGTGCAACAAATAATTGATGGTTGATATTCGAGTGACGACTATACTGTGCTAATATGACTAGGTTGCCAAATTCCTGCCTGGTGGGACAATGGGGATTGCTTTATTTTGAGTACGTGGGGTATGGATTTGTAGTTGGGTGCtctgatatgtttaatttactttttatctcagttataatatttaatctcatcgtcactgttatttttatactaaccgtAAATAAACGCACTGCCCATCCAAATTAAGCCCTAGTAAATTATTCTTTTTACATTATCGggtttaagtaatatttaatctTTGAGTttagttgtttttttatttatctttgaaattttttgtctgtattaattttagaatttgacaatttttattaattttgatccTTAAATTCGATGTTAAGAAATGATGATATGACATTATGAAATTGTGCTAAACcatcattgatttttttaaaaaaaattttgtaattaaaaacactataatttcatttttgctttttagattatatatatttaaaaagtagATGATAATTTTAAAGTGCCACATCATTACACCTCAATCGAATCTAAATTCAAggaccaaattgattttttttataaattccaagaataaaatggacaaaaaaatataaaaaccaagTTGAAAAATGTTGTAAAGTTCAAGAATTAAATGTTGCTTTATAAATGGTAACTAGTTTTTGTCGTATGGAATTAATTTAAAGTTAAATCTAATCTTTTTAATATTGTTTGATTAATGAGAATGCTTGTTGGATCTGAGTGATAAGGATTTTTTATATTCCTTAAATAAGATTTTATATTCGAATTTTGCAATTGAAAAAAATGATAAGATAACTTGCCCTCAATTCAGGGGTATGATCCAACTTAACtcgtaatttaataaaaaaaatcaatgtaaCTATGGAGATTGAAATCTcatattgagaaaaaaaaatacagaTGTTTAGCTATTGTTTATTAATCACTTTTGGGCTCAGGCTGCTCCAAAAACAGGCACGGGTTTGAAGTTCCTTCTTTTCTGGAACAAGATCGCTTCTTGAACTAACTTAGAGTGGATTTAGATGGGTAGTGCATTTATCTGCGATTGGTGTAAAAGAAAATTAGTGAatgtgagattagatactatagcgtgagataaaaagtaaattaaacgcACCACACTGCAATCCActacccatccaaacccacctttAATCTGATGCATGAACAACTCTAACCTAAACAACCTTTAGGTTAGCCATTCACGCAAAATGAGCAAGTTAGGGTAAAATTCGACTCATAATTCTAACTAACTCTAGGTTAAACAACTACATTCATTATTAATCATACATGAATCTAGCTCAAACCCAAATCGATTCATGAACATCTTTCGTTATTTAATAGTAGggttgagaaaaaaaatgaaaaacgaaTAAAAAATCCAAGCCGATGATATTTCAACGATTTATCTTTTGAGAACATGAGAAATTCAATTAGCCGCCCGTGAACAGTTGCGGTTTTTGATCCGGTCAGGGTTCAAACCAATGAACCCCTAAAATACAACCGGGTCATTCGGCGAGGATTTGGTAGTTTCTTCCATAAAGCTCGTTGCCCAATATCTTCCGGCAACTCGTCAAAGCCATGGTTGGATTTTTCAGCAGCTTTAGTGTTTTGTCTTCAGTGGTGTCCTAACCCCTAAACAATGATTATGAAAATATGGGACTGCATTATTAGAGAATCTGAGTTTTTTTTAATGAAGTTGGAATATTGCTTTACGGTTTATTATTCCATCCCATTGGAGGGAATAAAGTGATGATCTTGTGAGTGGTAATGTGAATGCCATTAATACAATGTtctaaaataatcttaaaaatcccaaattgattttttttatagagcATGAcagaaatttttattaaaaaaaaccagaCAGATCATGTCTTCGGTTTGAACATtccaaaaattattaaatgtgCTTTGATTCTGATGAGGGGGTTGAGTAACTTTGCTTGTACAACTCACTCTAGCTCTGTAATCAACGggaaactatatatataattatttcatacattggaatttaaaaaatatataaataaaattgttagGATGAATAGTgcatagtaaaaataaataaattatatataaaggaATATTATacgataattttttaattttatttgggaAGGTAATTGTTAGtgtatcaaatattaatattatatgtaaaaaacTTAAGGGGACGGACATTGGCTTCAACCTAGACTTGATCATGGGCCAGACCACTTGTTTAGGTTCGAAGACTCGCTCGGAAAATatacttggacaaaaaaataagactCATTTTTAAAATGGGTCGGACTTTGGGTAAGATTTTTTGAATCAACCTGACCCGAATTTGCCTAATTTTTTGGTACATATTGTTGTTTACTATTGTTTTGTTGTCATGTTACTATtttattactactattttgttgttattttttaatattgtataattattgttttattattaattttgctactattttagaacCATTTGTTTGCCAATTTgcaactatcttagtgttatttaagtatagagatttttttaaatgtattttcactttgttgagaaatatttattttaatgtttttagtgtagttgatgtattatattttttaaaatttatttttatataaaaaaaattaatatgagcaAGCTGAGCTCGGGTTAGTATTTTTTATATAGGTCAAGTTTCGGCAAAATTTTATGCCCATTTTTGGGCTGAGCTTGAATTTAGGAAATGAGCCTAGAATTTTGCACCAACTCGACCCAACCCATGATTGGATCTACTTTGACCCATCGAATTGGGAAAATTACTTTCCAAGCAAGGTTTTCAGAACTAGATATGTGATCCAACGGTTCGATTGGTTTAATTAAATAGACCGTTAAAAGttcagaaaaattaaaaaaaataaaaaaaatcagttcAACCAATCTAGTTCCTCTTCAAAATAGTACCTTCGTTAGCCTAGTTCAATTTAAACAACATTGTTTTTAAATCCATTGAAAGATTATaagataatattataataaacttACTTTTTAGCctacaaaaatttataaatttcctaaaatttaTTTCTTGCTTCACCCTCATTTATATGCAAGAtttgttatagaaaaattatttcatacattgcttaattataatatatattgacAATAGATGTTGTTTAATTATGTGAGATTAATGTATTCTtaattaatattctaaaaaatatttaattttaaaaaaaaattatttacgaaataaaaaaatcattaacctATTAAACaaggataaatctcaaaactatatttgaattttggtttaatatgtaattttatacatgagtttcgattttgtgtaattttatacatgaaatattgatttaattcaattttcacaaattattaatacaattattgatataacatcattttatttttatatattacatacacaagtaattatatttatccaatataaaaataaattgatgtattgatttctttaaatatctatgattgaatcaaaattaaagtttcatgtgtatatatTTGAACCATAATCAAAATTTGATGTGTATAATTTACACCAAATCaatatttatgtatcaaattgtaaattaaatCAAAGTTTAAGTATAAGTTTGAAATTTGCCcctattaaataataatcaaacCAATGGACCAATGGTTTGTGGAAAGTGTGAAAGTTCAAGTCACTATGTAGACTACAAAGGCATCGCTCTTGCTCTGCGTGTGGGCACGTGGTTTCACGTGCGCCTTGATTTTCCTAAGCCTCGGTCGGTGGTTCTCCTTTTTTTCTCTTAATGGGCCTtctattacaacccaaaaacttaTGGGTCACTTAACCCGAATCTGTTATTGTCCACACATAGAGGTGTTAATGGCCGGGCTGCTCGGCCCGCTTTAGATAAAGTATTTTGGACTTCGGGTCGGcccattttattattcaaaaaatataaataattttatattaatatttatatgtttttatgattaaaattaaataaaaacaactaTTTGGGTGGGGTGAGCCATCgctttaaaaagaaatttagtctcaatatttacacatttaagCAAATGTTGTGGGCTACGTTTGTTAATCGGGACAAATTTGTCAGAATGTGTAAACTTTGAgtgctaaatatattattatacaaataaaaattatgtaGAATTGATGAAAAAATTAATGATATGATTAATGGTGCTTagttgctcattttcaaaattcacaaaaataaaattgcTCAAGGTTTTTGAGAGagactaagggtgagtttggatggatgatgcgtttacctgcggttagtgtaaaaatagcggtggccgtgagattagatactgtagcgatactgtagcgtgagacaaaaagtaaactaaatgcACCGCATCGCACcgaatcgcccatccaaacccatccTAATTTGTTTGATATTGGAATTGAGAGGACCGGAGaggtcattttaccaaaagaaTAGTACTTACAAACTGTAGCGTTTATCAACATTTAAACCAGTGGAGACTATCTAGCCTCACCAACACTCAATAATGAGAATACGTCGCTAGCAGTTACATCAAAAGCATCAACGGATAGTACGGTCGCATCTTCTTCCTCAACGGCCGGGAAGCTATTTGAAGGTAACCGATGGAGGATCGGCATCATTGAGAATTCTAAGGAAGCATTAGTCGTACTGTCGTCGAATGTTCCATTGTTCATCGGAATTAACTGAAGCTGCAATGCGTATTCTAAATCCCACAACACGTCCCGCATCATCGGTCTTTCGTTACCGGACGGTCTTAAACACTTCTCGGTTGTTTCGACGAACTTCCTCAACGAGTTGGGGTTGATTGTATCAACTAGCATTGGATCGATAATCTTCTCGAGTTGACCTTTCCTCAACCAAAGCATTCCCCATTCAGCTAAGTTCACTTCTTCCCTCCTATTCGATACCATAACCGCTGGCCTCGCACAAAGTACTTCGAGAAGTACGACCCCGAAAGAGTACACGTCGGATTTATCTGTCAATTGCAGCGATAAGAAGTATTCGGGGTCGAGATAACCAAACGTTCCTTTGACATCAACACTATGTTCTGCATCCGGAAGGTTAAATTTCGAGACTCCAAAATCGGCAACTTTGGCTACTAACCGTTCATCGAGTAGGATGTTCGTGGACTTAACATCGCGGTGAATGATTCCACCATCCGAACCGGTATGCAaataattaagcccttttgctgcACCAATACAGATTTCAAGCCTTTGCTTCCAAGACAAGTCGGACCGAGCAAAATACGGTTTCTCAACATCGGAACTCCGATTATATAGGTGATCTCTAAGAGTACCCTTCTCCATAAACTCATAAACCAATATCATTTCCGATCTTTCGTCGCAGTAACCAATCAAAGAAACGAGATGCCGATGCCGGATTCGGGACAAGACAACAATCTCTGTCTGGAATTCCAATAGGCCTTGGCCATGTCCTGGTTCGCTCCTTTTAACAGCCACTTTCTTACCACGAAACAAACCTTCGTACACTCTCCCAAATCCACCTTCTCCGATCAATAAACCAGAATTGAAATTCTTCGTTGCTTGCTCGATTTCGTAATAAGATATTCTAAGAGCAAGATCCAAAGGAGACATGTTGGATGTTTTTTCAGACAAAGGCTTTCTTTTCCTGCATTTCAAGAACATAACCATTGCCACTATAAAAGCAACAACAAATACAACAGCCCCAACAACAGAGCCA includes:
- the LOC107932552 gene encoding probable receptor-like protein kinase At2g23200, which encodes MENLIIIFLFFLPFSSAYTRPYEHFINCGSDFNFTGNDDRNFVGDRYAGVSFFRGKTGTKRETTSSVSQLYRTVRIYSQPSFYEFIIKTSGTYFVRLHFFVPSSSDNLYNAKFTVLASGFELLSNFSVKNSPAGSPVIKEFLVNIDEGRFKINFIPSQGSNIAFVNAIEVFLTPESFVPDTAPLAGRRRGSFDGLRSRVLHTVYRINVGGATITTDEDTLWRNWIPDDQFLSDPTSAKNSSFFSGEPAYTSGRANEYTAPSLVYKTAKELNVEDNTSRQFFNITWSFNVSKSSRHFVRFHFNDIVSSSIDSVKFDLYIYDKFDKLVYPYNETGQLEVPFYFDFVVDSDKSGVMNVSVGPRNDSENQMAFLNGIEIMEFMKESSFVVPEERSKKRTNLVPIVGSVVGAVVFVVAFIVAMVMFLKCRKRKPLSEKTSNMSPLDLALRISYYEIEQATKNFNSGLLIGEGGFGRVYEGLFRGKKVAVKRSEPGHGQGLLEFQTEIVVLSRIRHRHLVSLIGYCDERSEMILVYEFMEKGTLRDHLYNRSSDVEKPYFARSDLSWKQRLEICIGAAKGLNYLHTGSDGGIIHRDVKSTNILLDERLVAKVADFGVSKFNLPDAEHSVDVKGTFGYLDPEYFLSLQLTDKSDVYSFGVVLLEVLCARPAVMVSNRREEVNLAEWGMLWLRKGQLEKIIDPMLVDTINPNSLRKFVETTEKCLRPSGNERPMMRDVLWDLEYALQLQLIPMNNGTFDDSTTNASLEFSMMPILHRLPSNSFPAVEEEDATVLSVDAFDVTASDVFSLLSVGEAR